The genomic region AGTAAGAAGAGCGGAGGGCAAAAAAATAAAGGAAATCAGGCATTGTCAATAATCTCGACGATCTTTGTGAGCTTGAGGAGGTCTAGCTCGTCTAACCTCTTCCTGATGTACTCCCTGAGCCTCTCTTCTTCCTCCTTGACTTCTGGGATCCTGACAACTTTGACATGCTTGAACCCAGCATCCTGGAGTAGTTTCAGGGCCTTTTTGTAGTCCCTTCTCCTAACATAGTACGCCTTATAGTATGATGGCTCCCAGGCGTCCCCTGGGGAGTAGTACTCGTAGACCTTAACCCAGTCTCCCACAACGTTAGCCCCTCTCTTGAACCTCTCCAGCCTGCCGTACCTTACTGTCGAGTAGTCCCCCTTGTATGTTGGGAACCCTCCATAGTTCTCCCCTAAGCAACTCCCTTCGAAGCTGAATGCCTTGAACTCGATGTTGTTCTCCCTTAGTATGTCAGCAACTGTCTTCTCCCTCCCCACCATGGCTATCACCAATGCTAAGTGTGTATTTATGCTATATAAACCTTTCGGCAGAAAGTTTATATAGTCTAATTGCATTCCCCATAATGGTGATGGGCATGGTGAAGGTGTGGAAGGTTACAGGAAGTGAAGGTACGGTTTTAGAGATTGCGGCAGACACATTTGTCGAGGCAATTTGGATTTTCGAAATGGAGACAGGAGAGTTAGCCAAAAAAGTGGAAGAGCTGTATGAAGAAGTATATTTTGAAAAGGCCGTGGAGGTGGTGTGAATGAGGGTGACGAAAAAGCTTGGAGAAAACAAGTATCTAGTTCCCTTACTTTTTGTCCGAGGGAAATACCCACGGGTCTCAATACCGCTTGAAGTGGCAGAGCGGCTAGGACTTACCGATGCCAACTTTGTCGCCCTTGAAGTCAAGGACAACTGCATTATAATCAAAAAGGCCAAGGTGGTGACAGAATGAGGCCAGAAGACATCAAGAAACTCCAACACCTT from Candidatus Zixiibacteriota bacterium harbors:
- a CDS encoding AbrB/MazE/SpoVT family DNA-binding domain-containing protein, whose protein sequence is MRVTKKLGENKYLVPLLFVRGKYPRVSIPLEVAERLGLTDANFVALEVKDNCIIIKKAKVVTE